The Schistocerca gregaria isolate iqSchGreg1 chromosome 1, iqSchGreg1.2, whole genome shotgun sequence genome includes a window with the following:
- the LOC126270768 gene encoding solute carrier family 35 member F6: MAWTKYQIVLAVVLVVTGSINTLTTKWADRMTAKGSDGVERKFDHPFVQSCAMFLGEMLCLLAFEIISCIYYSRTENVEEPSILRGRRDYNPFVLLPPALCDMVATSVMYIGLNLTNASSFQMLRGAVIVFVGIFSRIFLHRILSIREWIGILFVILGLVVVSLSDLGSDSSGSTGGTTNVILGDVLIIGAQVIAATQMVLEEKFVSGLDIPPMQAVGWEGVFGLVIMGLLQIPFYYIHVPPPFSDNASSSLEDVPDAFAQMADNNLILVALLGTVVSIAFFNFAGISTTKEISATTRMILDSVRTLVIWIGSVSFRWQSFHYLQVIGFIILLLGMCLYNNILVPQAFNKIKAMICRRQSSNADLEDPLVSNQPADAHETGAIN, translated from the coding sequence ATGGCCTGGACAAAATATCAAATTGTGCTTGCCGTCGTTCTGGTAGTCACTGgatccatcaacacactgacaacAAAGTGGGCTGATCGTATGACAGCGAAGGGCTCGGACGGCGTGGAAAGAAAATTCGATCATCCATTCGTGCAGTCATGTGCCATGTTCCTTGGTGAAATGTTATGTTTATTAGCCTTTGAAATTATTTCTTGCATTTATTATTCAAGAACTGAAAACGTCGAAGAACCGTCAATTTTGAGAGGTCGAAGGGATTATAATCCATTTGTTCTTCTTCCACCAGCATTATGTGATATGGTAGCAACGTCAGTGATGTACATAGGACTCAACCTTACGAATGCATCATCCTTTCAGATGCTACGTGGTGCAGTGATTGTATTCGTTGGGATATTCTCCCGCATATTCCTACATCGCATATTGAGTATTCGTGAGTGGATTGGAATACTATTTGTTATTCTTGGTTTGGTGGTTGTAAGTTTGTCAGACCTTGGCAGCGACTCGTCAGGTAGCACAGGTGGTACAACAAATGTCATATTAGGTGACGTTTTGATTATTGGTGCCCAGGTTATAGCAGCAACACAAATGGTTTTGGAAGAAAAGTTTGTTTCTGGACTTGATATACCACCTATGCAAGCAGTTGGCTGGGAAGGAGTCTTCGGTTTGGTGATAATGGGTTTGCTTCAGattccattttattacattcaCGTGCCACCACCGTTTAGTGACAATGCTAGTTCTAGTTTAGAAGATGTACCAGATGCATTTGCACAGATGGCTGATAACAATCTTATACTTGTTGCTCTGTTAGGCACAGTTGTGAGCATTGCATTTTTCAACTTTGCTGGCATCAGCACAACTAAAGAAATTTCTGCAACTACAAGAATGATTTTGGATAGTGTTAGAACACTTGTTATCTGGATTGGTTCAGTATCTTTTCGGTGGCAATCATTCCACTACCTGCAAGTAATTGGTTTCATTATTCTTCTTCTGGGGATGTGTCTTTACAACAACATACTTGTTCCTCAAGCATTTAACAAAATTAAAGCCATGATCTGTAGGAGACAGTCATCAAATGCTGACTTAGAAGATCCTCTTGTTTCTAATCAGCCAGCTGATGCACACGAAACTGGTGCAATCAATTGA